The sequence CGCGCGTCGCGGACGCGAAAAAGGGCGGCGCCATGGCCGCCCTTCGGCTTCCCCGCCTGCGCGGGGATGACGCATTTTCAGACCGCGCGGCCCTGCCGCACGGGCGAATGCGTCACTTGATCTTGGCTTCCTTGAACTCGACATGCTTGCGCGCACGCGGGTCATATTTGCGCACCGTCATCTTCTCGGTCATCGTGCGCGGGTTCTTCTTGGTGACATAGAAAAAGCCCGTGTCGGCGGTGCTCACCAGCTTGATCTTGACGGTCGTCGGCTTGGCCATGGCCTTGTTCCTCGAAGTAATGGCACATCCGCCGGTGGCCCGGTGGATGCCGCGGGACTAGCGGCCCCGACGTTGGTGTGAAAAACATGAAAGGGCCGCGCGACGCCGCGCCGCCCTTCGATATCCGCGCGCCTTTGGCGGGATTCGGCGCTTCTGTCAAGCGAAAGGAAGGACGAGCGGCGCATCGGCCGCCCGTCCGGGAGGGGTCAGCCATTCCTTATCTGAAAGCGCACGGTCATCACTTTCCAGCTTTCCTCGGGCACGCCGTCGCGCGTCGCGGGCCTGAAGCGCCATTTGGAAAGCGCGCGCCGCTTCGTCTCTTCAAAGAAGCCGGGGCTGTCGCTGCTCACCAGTTCGACCGCCTTCACGCGGCCGTCGGTGCCGATGAGCACGCGCACCTTCACGACCCCCTCGACCCCGCGCCGCTGCTCGCGCGCCGGATAGTCGGGCTGGAACGCCCCGGCAAAGCGCGCGTCGAGTTCGGCAAGCACCAGTTTCGGCGCGGGCGGATCGGCGGTGATCGCGGGCGGGCCGGGATCGGCCGGCCGCGCGTCGGGGATCACCGGCCCGACGACGACGCGGTCGTTGTCCAGCGGCACGGTTTCGACGCGCGGCGCGACCGTTTCGGTCGCCGAGGCGGTTTTCGGCGTCGGCCTGGCAGCCTCTGCCGGTTCGGGCGGCGGCGGCTTGGGCAGTTCGATCAGCGTGCCGGTGATGGGTTCGGATTTGGGCGGCGGCACCACGATCATCGGCGACAGCGCGGCGACGGCGACGAGCGCGGCGGGCAGGGCGACCGCAAGAAGCGCCGCGACCGGATGGCGACGGCGATCGCTGCCATAGACGGCGCGGGCCGATGTCGCCGCGCGCGCCGCGGGCGCGGCGGTCGCTTCGGGCGTGGTCATCATCGCCGAAATCAGAGGTATCAGGGTCATGGCATCTCTCCTCGCCTTGCGACCCGGCCCCGGCGGCGGTCGACCGCCGCCATCAGCCCGGTCTGGAGATAATAATGTTATAACATCACTTAATTGTCAAGTTGATTGCTTGGGTCTGCCCCTTGTGCCCCTGCGAGGGCAGGGGCCCATCTCCTGCCGCCGATTTTCAGCGCGGCGCGCGTTAAATCCGCATCATCCCCGAATCCGTTCGTGTCGAGATGAGGACGATTCAAACCCACGCCAAGCAGCCCGTTACCCAAACCGAAAGCCCGGGTGATGGACCCCTGCCTCCGCAGGGCCGCAATGGTGGCCTTCCTTACGCCCCCCCGGCCGCCGCCAGTCGCGCGATCGCCTCCTCCTTCGCGATCAGCGGCAACAGCTCGGCCATGTCGGGACCATGGTCGCGCGCGGTGAGCGCGCGGCGCAGTGGCAGGAACAGCGCGCGGCCTTTCGCCCCCGTCGCTGCCTTCACCGCGGCGGTGAGCGCGCGCCACGGGTCGGCGCTCCAGTCGATGCCCGGCGCTGCCTTTGCCGCGGCGGCCAGCACCGGACGGTCGACCGCCTCGGCCGCGGGCGGGACGAACGGCCCGTCGAACACCGCCACCCAGTCGGCCGCCTCGGCAACGGTCGCCAGATTGGGCCGAATCGCGTTCCAGCGAGCCTCGTCGATCGCCGCGGGCAGGCGGTTTGCCACCGCGGCATAATCACTGTGGTGCAGGATCTTCTGGCCCAGCAGCGCCAGTTCGGCCTCGTCGAAACGCGCCGGCGCGCGGCCGAAGCGCGCGAAGTCGATGCCCGCGATCAGCGGTGCCATATCGGTCACCGGCTCGACCGGATCGCTGGTGCCGAGCCGCGCGAGCAGCGCGGCGAGCGCGATCGGCTCGATCCCCTGTTCGCGCAGCGCGTCCATGCCGAGCGAGCCCAGCCGCTTCGACAATTTGCCCTCGGTTCCGACGAGCAGCGCCTCGTGCGCGAAGGCGGGCGGCGCGGCGCCGAGCGCGGCAAACATTTGCACCTGCGCGGCGGTGTTCGACACATGATCCTCGCCGCGCACGACATGGCTGATGCCCATCGCAATGTCGTCGATCACGCTCGGCAACAGGTAAAGCCAGCTGCCGTCGGCGCGGCGCACGACGGGGTCGGACATCGTCTTCGGCTCGAAGTGCTGCGGCCCACGAATGAGGTCGGTCCATATGATCGGCGCATCATGGTCGAGCCGGAAGCGCCAGTGCGGCGCGACGCCTTCGGGCGCCGGCGTCCCCTCGGGCTTGCGCTCATAGACGGGGGGCAGCCCGCGCGAGAGCAGGATCTTGCGGCGAATCTCCAGCTCCTCGGGCGTTTCGTAACAGGCATAGACGCGGCCGGTCGCCTTCAGTTTCTCGAACTCGGCCTCGTAGAGCGCGAAGCGCATCGACTGCCGCGCCTCGCCGTCCACGTCGAGCCCCAGCCACGCAAGGTCGGCGCGAATGCCCGCGACATATTCCTCCTTCGACCGCTCGAGATCGGTGTCGTCGATGCGCAGCAGGAAGCGCCCGCCATGCTTGCGCGCCCACAACCAGTTGTGGAGCGCGGTGCGAACGTTGCCGACGTGGAGCCGGCCGGTCGGCGAAGGGGCGAAGCGGGTCGTGACGGTCATGGCGCGCGCCTATAGCCGCATTGCCGCCCCGCTGGCGATATTTATCGCGCCGCGCGTTCCCGCGCCGGCCAATAGGCCCAGGCGATCGCGAGCAGCGCAACGATCAGCAACACGCTATATTCCATGCCGTTGCGCCCGCCGCCGACGACGAACCAGCCGGCGGGCATATGGACGAGGATCATGCCCAATGTCAGGATGAAGGCGTGGCCGAGCGCGGCAAGGCTGGTCCAGCGGCGCGCGAGCATCAACGCGGGACCGACCAGCTCGTAAATCGTCACCGCCATCGCCCAGCCATAGCCATAAGGAAAGCCAAGGCTGTCGAGCCAGGTGCCGAAGGGGACGACCAGATCGGCCGCGAGCCGGTAGACGCCGTGAATCAGGATGAGCAGCGCCACCGTGATCCGCAATATGTCGAGCACCCGTTCGGCCCGGTCCGCCGGCGCCTTCGACCCCAATGCCAACATGATCCTTATCCTCCTCCTCTGTTCCGGCGCTATCCCGTCCGGAACCCGTGCGTGATCGGATAGCGCCGGTCGCGACCGAAGTTGCGCGTCGAGAGCTTGACCCCCGGCGGCGCCTGGCGGCGCTTGTACTCGGCAATGGCGAGCAGCCGTTCGATCCGCGCCACCGCGTCGCGGTCGAAGCCGTGGCGCGCCACGACATCGTCGACGCTCGCTTCCTCCTCGACGAGCATATGCAGCATCCGGTCGAGATCCTCATAGGGCGGCAGGCTGTCCTGATCCGTCTGGTCGGGGCGCAGTTCGGCGCTCGGCGGCTTGGTGATGATCGTATCGGGCATCACGGGCGCGCGCCGGTTGCGCGACAGCCGCGGCACATTGTCATTGCGCCACTTCGCGAGCGCAAAGACCGTCATCTTGTAAGCGTCCTTCAACGGATTATAGCCGCCCGCCATGTCGCCATAGATGGTCGCATAGCCGACGCTCATCTCGCTCTTGTTGCCCGTCGTCAGCAGCATCGGACCGAATTTGTTGCTGAGCGCCATCAGCGTCACGCCGCGGATACGCGACTGGACATTCTCCTCGGTGATATCGACGTCGCGGTCGGCGAAGCTGCCCGCGAGCATCGCGTCGAACGCCTCGACCGCCGGGGCGATCGGGATGGTGTCGAGACGGCAACCGATCATCTTCGCGCACCCTTCGGCATCGGCCAGGCTTTCGTGACTGGTGAAACGGCTCGGCAGCATCACGCACCAGACCTTGTCGGGGCCGAGCGCGTCGGCGGCGATCGCGGCGCAGAGCGCCGAATCGATCCCCCCCGACAGGCCGAGCACGACGCCGGGGAAGCGGTTGCGCTCGACATAGTCGCGCAACGACAGGATCATCGCGCTATAGATGTCGGCGGGGCGCGCTTCCCATTCGGCGATCGCGCCGACGTCGCAGCGCCAGCTTGCTGCGTCTTTTGTCCAGCGCGTGACCCGCTCCTCCGCCTCCCAGTCGGTCAGGCGATGCGCGGTGCTGCCGTCGCCGTTCAGCACGAAGGAGCAGCCATCGAACACCAGCTCATCCTGCCCGCCGATGCGGTTGAGGAAGATGAGCGGCAGGCCGGTTTCGGCGACGCGCGCGGCGAACACCTGCGAGAGGCGCCGCTCATCCTTGTCGATCTCATAGGGGCTGCCGTTGACCGAGATCAGCAGTTCGGCGCCCTGTGCCGCGAGATGGCGGCACACCGTCGGCAGCCAGCCATCCTCGCAGATCGGCAGGCCCAGCTTCACCCCGCGCCATTCGACAATGTCGGGCAGCGGGCCGGGCGCGAACACGCGCTTTTCGTCGAAGGTGCCGTAATTGGGCAGTTCATGCTTGCGCCGCGTCGCGATCACGCGGCCGCCATCGAGCAGCGCGACGATATTATAGAGCTTGCCGTCCGCGTCGCGCTCGACCGATCCCACCAGCATCGCCGGGCCGCCATCGGCGGTCTCGGCGGCCAGTTCGGCGAGCAGCGCGGCGGCGCGTGTCGCGAGCGCGGGCTTCAGCACCAGATCTTCGGGGGGATAGCCGATCAGTTGCAGCTCGGGATAAAGAATGAGGTCGGCTTGCCCGTGCCGCGCACGAACCGCGCGCATCGCATCGGCATTGGCCGCGAGGTCGCCGACCGCCTGGGTCATCTGCGACAGGACGATGGTGAGCGTGTCGGCGCGGTCGATCATGGCGGCGAGCCTTACCCCCGGCGCGCGCGATTGCAACGACCAAGCAGACAGGGATTGCGGCGACGCGAACGCAGACGGCGCCAGCGGGCGGCCGTCGCCCCTTTAACCCCTTCCCCTTCGCGCCCGCGCTGGCTAAGGGGGCGCGCAATCCCATCCGCCGCGAAAGGGCCCTGCACCCCATGAAACTCATCTCCGGCAACAGCAACCTGCCGCTGGCCCGCGCGATCGCCGACTATCTCGAACTGCCGCTGACCGACACCAGCGTGCGCCGCTTCGCCGACGAGGAAGTCTTCGTCGAAATCCACGAAAATGTCCGCGGACAGGATGTGTTCGTCGTCCAGCCGACCAATTTCCCCGCGAACGACAATCTGATGGAATTGCTCATCATCAACGACGCGCTGCGCCGCGCGTCGGCGAAGCGCATCACCGCGGTCGTTCCCTATTTCGGCTATGCGCGGCAGGACCGCAAGCCCGGCCCGCGCACGCCGATCTCGGCCAAGCTCGTCGCGAACCTCATCACCACCTCGGGCGCCGACCGCGTGCTCGCGATCGACCTGCACGCCGGGCAGATCCAGGGCTTTTTCGACATTCCGACCGACAATCTTTACGCCGCGCCGGTGATGAGCGCCGACATCCAGGCGCGCTTCGGCGACAAGAATCTGATGGTCGTGTCGCCCGACGTCGGCGGGGTCGTGCGCGCGCGCGCGCTGGCGAAGCGCCTCGACAATGCGCCGCTCGCCATCGTCGACAAGCGCCGCGAGCGCGCGGGCGAATCCGAAGTGATGAACATCATCGGCGATGTCGCGGGCCGCTTCTGCATCCTCATCGACGATATCGTGGACTCTGCCGGCACCCTCTGCAACGCCGCCTCCGCGCTGAAGGCCGCGGGCGCCGAAGGCGTCGTCGCTTATTGCACGCATGGCGTGCTGTCGGGCGGCGCGGTCGCGCGCGTCGATGCGAGCGAACTCACCGAACTCGTCATCACCGATTCGATCCAGCCGACCGACGCGGTGAACGACAGCGCCAAGGTCCGCACGCTCACCGTCGCGCCGCTGCTCGGCGAAGCGATCAAGCGCATCGCCGACGAAACGAGCGTCTCCTCGCTCTTCGACTAGGCCGGTTGTCATGACGCCGCCTTTGGTTGTTGTGTACCCCCGCCTTCGCGGGGATACGGGATTTATTCCTTGGCCTGGAGCCGCTAGATGAGCCTCGCCTCCGATCTTGCTCTCGCCAACCGCCTCGCCGACGCCGCCGGCGAAGCGATCCGTCCGCTTTTTCGGTCCCAGTGGACGCACGAAGCCAAGAGCGACGCTTCGCCGGTGACCGAGGCCGACCGCGCCGCCGAAGCCGCGATGCGCCGCCTGCTCGGTGCCGAGGCGCCGCGCGACGGCATCGTCGGCGAGGAATATGGCGCCGAGCGCCCCGAGGCCGCGCGCCAATGGGTGCTCGACCCGATCGACGGCACGGTCAGCTTCATGGCCGGACGCCCGATCTTCGGCACGCTGATCGCGCTTTTGCAGGACGGCTGGCCGCTGATCGGGATCATCGACCAGCCGGTCACCGGCGAGCGCTGGGTCGGCGCGACCGGCCATGGGACGCTGTTCAACGGCAAACCCGCGACGACGCGCAGCTGCCGCAGCCTGTCCGATGCGGTGCTCGCGACGACGGGGCCGCAGTATTTCAGCGACCATGACGGCGAGCATTTCATGGCGCTCGCCGCAAAGACGTCGCACAGGCGGATGCTCTTCGGCGGCGACTGCTATAATTACGGCCTGCTCAGCTGCGGCCATATCGATCTGGTGGTCGAGGCAGGGCTGAAGCTCCACGACTTCGCCGCGCTCGTGCCCGTCGTCGAGGGCGCGGGCGGGACGATGTGCGACTGGAACGGCGACCCGCTGCACCGCGAGAGCCAGGGCCATGTCATCGCATTGGGCGATCCGGCGCGGCTCGAGGATGTGATCGAGGGGCTCGCCTGTCACCACTAGATAGGAGAGGAACGGACATGGCGTATGAAGGCAGCTGCCATTGCGGCGCAGTGACCTACACGGTCGAAGGCGACATTCCCGATACGGCGATGAGCTGCAACTGCTCGCACTGCCGCCGCAAGGGCTTCCTCCTGACCTTCGTTCCGATCGACCGGTTCCGCCTGGAGAGCGGCGCCGAGCGGCTGAAGTCGTACAAGTTCAACAAGCATAATATCGACCATCAGTTCTGCGACACATGCGGGTGCCAGAGTTTTTCGGTAGGAACCGGGCCCGATGGATCGAAGATGGCGGCGGTAAACCTGCGCTGCGTCCCAGCCGCAGATCTCGATGCCCTGAATATCCAGAAGGTCGATGGCGCGAGCTTTTGATCGCCGAATCGCTTGCATTTCCGGGCGAATCCACCTAAGCGCCCCGCTTCCGATTGTGTCGGCTGGCTGAAAGGGCTGCCAGGTCGACACCAAAGCGGACTTCAAAGGAGACCAAAATGCCCAAGCTGAAGACCAAGAGCGGTGTGAAGAAGCGCTTCAAATTCACCGCGTCGGGCAAGGTGAAGCACGGCGTCGCCGGCAAGCGCCACCGCCTGATTTCGCACAATTCCAAATATATCCGCACCAACCGCGGCACCAGCGTGCTCAGCGATTCGGACGCGGCCCATGTGCGCCTCTGGGCGCCCTACGGCCTGAAATAAGGAGCGCCGGGATATGTCACGCATCAAACGCGGCACGACGACGCGCGCCAAGCACAAGCGCGTATTGGAGCAGGCGAAGGGCTATTATGGCCGTCGCAAGAACACCATCCGCATCGCCAAGCAGGCGGTCGAAAAGGCCGGCCAATATGCCTACCGCGACCGCAAGGTAAAGAAGCGCAGCTTCCGCGCGCTGTGGATACAGCGGATCAACGCCGCGGTTCGCGCCGAAGGCCTGACCTATTCGCAGTTCATGCACGGCGTGAAGCTCGCCGGCATCGAACTCGACCGCAAGGTCATGGCCGATCTCGCGATGAACGAAGGCGGTGTCTTCGCCGCGATCATCGCGCAGGCGAAGGCGGTCCTGAGCGAAGGCGAAGGGGCCAAGGCCGCCTGACGTTTTTGCGCCAGGGCGAACGAAACAAGGGCGGTCCCGGCGGGGCCGCCCTTTTCATTTCCCGCCCACCGGCCGCCGATCATGGGCGACCGCACGCGTCACGCGCACAAAGATGCCCCGGCTGTGGGGGCCGGGGCATCCGATCAGGCTATTTAAGGGACCAACCGAATATAGCCTGAAGTCTTTTGTCCGAACTTAGCGGAGCAGGTTCATCACGCCCTGCGTGCTCTGGTTCGCCTGGGCGAGCATCGCGGTCGACGCCTGGGCCAGGATTCCGGCAGCGGCGAGATTCGTCGATTCGACCGAGAAATCGGCA is a genomic window of Sphingopyxis sp. FD7 containing:
- the rplT gene encoding 50S ribosomal protein L20; this encodes MSRIKRGTTTRAKHKRVLEQAKGYYGRRKNTIRIAKQAVEKAGQYAYRDRKVKKRSFRALWIQRINAAVRAEGLTYSQFMHGVKLAGIELDRKVMADLAMNEGGVFAAIIAQAKAVLSEGEGAKAA
- a CDS encoding NAD+ synthase gives rise to the protein MIDRADTLTIVLSQMTQAVGDLAANADAMRAVRARHGQADLILYPELQLIGYPPEDLVLKPALATRAAALLAELAAETADGGPAMLVGSVERDADGKLYNIVALLDGGRVIATRRKHELPNYGTFDEKRVFAPGPLPDIVEWRGVKLGLPICEDGWLPTVCRHLAAQGAELLISVNGSPYEIDKDERRLSQVFAARVAETGLPLIFLNRIGGQDELVFDGCSFVLNGDGSTAHRLTDWEAEERVTRWTKDAASWRCDVGAIAEWEARPADIYSAMILSLRDYVERNRFPGVVLGLSGGIDSALCAAIAADALGPDKVWCVMLPSRFTSHESLADAEGCAKMIGCRLDTIPIAPAVEAFDAMLAGSFADRDVDITEENVQSRIRGVTLMALSNKFGPMLLTTGNKSEMSVGYATIYGDMAGGYNPLKDAYKMTVFALAKWRNDNVPRLSRNRRAPVMPDTIITKPPSAELRPDQTDQDSLPPYEDLDRMLHMLVEEEASVDDVVARHGFDRDAVARIERLLAIAEYKRRQAPPGVKLSTRNFGRDRRYPITHGFRTG
- a CDS encoding DoxX family protein; this translates as MLALGSKAPADRAERVLDILRITVALLILIHGVYRLAADLVVPFGTWLDSLGFPYGYGWAMAVTIYELVGPALMLARRWTSLAALGHAFILTLGMILVHMPAGWFVVGGGRNGMEYSVLLIVALLAIAWAYWPARERAAR
- the hisN gene encoding histidinol-phosphatase; translation: MSLASDLALANRLADAAGEAIRPLFRSQWTHEAKSDASPVTEADRAAEAAMRRLLGAEAPRDGIVGEEYGAERPEAARQWVLDPIDGTVSFMAGRPIFGTLIALLQDGWPLIGIIDQPVTGERWVGATGHGTLFNGKPATTRSCRSLSDAVLATTGPQYFSDHDGEHFMALAAKTSHRRMLFGGDCYNYGLLSCGHIDLVVEAGLKLHDFAALVPVVEGAGGTMCDWNGDPLHRESQGHVIALGDPARLEDVIEGLACHH
- a CDS encoding GFA family protein — protein: MAYEGSCHCGAVTYTVEGDIPDTAMSCNCSHCRRKGFLLTFVPIDRFRLESGAERLKSYKFNKHNIDHQFCDTCGCQSFSVGTGPDGSKMAAVNLRCVPAADLDALNIQKVDGASF
- a CDS encoding glutamate--tRNA ligase; protein product: MTVTTRFAPSPTGRLHVGNVRTALHNWLWARKHGGRFLLRIDDTDLERSKEEYVAGIRADLAWLGLDVDGEARQSMRFALYEAEFEKLKATGRVYACYETPEELEIRRKILLSRGLPPVYERKPEGTPAPEGVAPHWRFRLDHDAPIIWTDLIRGPQHFEPKTMSDPVVRRADGSWLYLLPSVIDDIAMGISHVVRGEDHVSNTAAQVQMFAALGAAPPAFAHEALLVGTEGKLSKRLGSLGMDALREQGIEPIALAALLARLGTSDPVEPVTDMAPLIAGIDFARFGRAPARFDEAELALLGQKILHHSDYAAVANRLPAAIDEARWNAIRPNLATVAEAADWVAVFDGPFVPPAAEAVDRPVLAAAAKAAPGIDWSADPWRALTAAVKAATGAKGRALFLPLRRALTARDHGPDMAELLPLIAKEEAIARLAAAGGA
- a CDS encoding energy transducer TonB: MTLIPLISAMMTTPEATAAPAARAATSARAVYGSDRRRHPVAALLAVALPAALVAVAALSPMIVVPPPKSEPITGTLIELPKPPPPEPAEAARPTPKTASATETVAPRVETVPLDNDRVVVGPVIPDARPADPGPPAITADPPAPKLVLAELDARFAGAFQPDYPAREQRRGVEGVVKVRVLIGTDGRVKAVELVSSDSPGFFEETKRRALSKWRFRPATRDGVPEESWKVMTVRFQIRNG
- a CDS encoding ribose-phosphate pyrophosphokinase, producing MKLISGNSNLPLARAIADYLELPLTDTSVRRFADEEVFVEIHENVRGQDVFVVQPTNFPANDNLMELLIINDALRRASAKRITAVVPYFGYARQDRKPGPRTPISAKLVANLITTSGADRVLAIDLHAGQIQGFFDIPTDNLYAAPVMSADIQARFGDKNLMVVSPDVGGVVRARALAKRLDNAPLAIVDKRRERAGESEVMNIIGDVAGRFCILIDDIVDSAGTLCNAASALKAAGAEGVVAYCTHGVLSGGAVARVDASELTELVITDSIQPTDAVNDSAKVRTLTVAPLLGEAIKRIADETSVSSLFD
- the rpmG gene encoding 50S ribosomal protein L33; the protein is MAKPTTVKIKLVSTADTGFFYVTKKNPRTMTEKMTVRKYDPRARKHVEFKEAKIK
- the rpmI gene encoding 50S ribosomal protein L35, whose protein sequence is MPKLKTKSGVKKRFKFTASGKVKHGVAGKRHRLISHNSKYIRTNRGTSVLSDSDAAHVRLWAPYGLK